From the Cyanobium sp. M30B3 genome, the window CATCGAGCTGCAGGGTGTGGGTGCGGTCGTAGGTGGCACCCACCAGGAAGAACAGGCTGGCACCGATCAGGCCGTGGCTGATCATCTGCAGCATGGCGCCGCTGGTGGCCAGGGCACTCAGGCTGCCGATGCCGATCAGCACGAAGCCCATGTGGCTGATCGAGCTGTAGGCGATCTTGCGTTTGAGATTGCGCTGGGCAAACGAGGTGAGCGCGGCGTAGATGATGTTCACCACCCCCAGCACCACCAGCAGCGGCGCGAACTGGGCGTGGGCGGCCGGCAGCAGCTGCACGTTGAAGCGCAGCAGGGCATAGCCGCCCATCTTGAGCAGGATGCCCGCCAGCAGCATGTGCACCGGGGCTGTGGCCTCTCCGTGGGCATCGGGCAGCCAGGTGTGCAGCGGCACGATCGGCAGCTTCACGCCGAAGGCGATCAACAGGCCGGCGTAGCAGAGCAGCTGGAACTTCACGGGGAAGTCCTTGGCCATCAGCACGGAGTATTCAAAGCTGGTGCTGCCGCCGAAGAAGGCCATGGCCAGGCCCACGATCAGGATGAACAGCGAGCTGCCGGCGGTGTAGAGGATGAACTTGGTGGCGGCGTACTGGCGCTTCTTGCCGCCCCAGATGGCCAGCAGCAGATACACGGGGATCAGCTCCAGCTCCCAGGCCAGGAAGAACAGCAGCATGTCCTGCACCGCGAACACGGCGATCTGGCCGCCGTCCATGGCCAGCAACAGGAAATAGAAGAGCTTGGGCTTGAAGCTCACCGGCCAGGCCGCCAGCGCAGCCAGGGCGGTGATGAAGCTGGTGAGCAGGATCAGCGGCATCGAAAGGCCGTCCGCTCCCACCGACCAGGCCAGCCCCAGACTGGGCAGCCATTCCACCCGCTCCACCAGCTGCAGCCCCTCCACCGCGGGGTCGTAGCCGTTGAGGTAGCCGCCCACCGTGAGCAGGAAGGTGGTGAGGGCGATCCCCAGGGCGAACCAGCGCACCTGCCGGCCGTCCCCCTTGTCGGGCACGAACGGGATGACGAGGGCTGCCCCGATCGGGAACAGGATCGAGGCGCTCAGCCAGGGAAAGGCCACGAATGCAGGCAGTCCAATGGCTGGAGTGTAGAAATACCTGCCCGGATGCCCCATGCCAGGTGGGGGGAGGCACACAGTCCGTAGTGGCCCCGGCCGGGATGGCTGCGGCGGCCGCCACGGGCGCGAAGCGCCCAATGCGGCCGGCGCAGCCTTCCCGACCGGGATTGGCGGGGTGGGGTGGCGCGGGTGGGTGGGGAACTGCAGCAAAGAGGCCTGGGGCTCCTGAGCCACCCGGCGTGAGGCGCCCTGGGCTGAGGCGCTGAGGCGGTGTTGCGCGCCCCGCGCGCTCACGGCCGAAGCCCTCAGCCCAGGGCGCCGAACAGCACCACCAGGGCGATCACGCCGCCGAACACGATCAGGGCGTAGAACTGGGCCCGGCCGGTTTCGAAGTACTTGAGGCCTTCGCCGCTGCCGAGGGTCATCAGGCCGGTGAGGTTCACCACGCCGTCCACCACCTTGGAGTCCACCTCCAGCACGGAGCGGGCCAGCTTGCGGCTGCCCTGCACGAACAGCTTGTCGTTGATGGCATCGAGATACCACTTGTTGGCCAGGAAGGCGTTGATCGCCGGGAAGCGATCGGCGAACAGGGCGGCCATGTCGAGCTTGTGCAGCGCGTAGGCCAGCACGGCCACCGTGATTCCGGCCCCTGAGATCGCCACCGAAGCTCCGGCCAGCGGCAGGAATTCGTTCCAGCTGAAGTGTTCGGCCATCTCGGCGGCCTCATGGGGATCCAGGAGGGCGGCGAAGCGGCTGTTCCAGGGGGTGCCCAGCAGGCCGATCAGCACCGAGGGCACGGCCAGCACGGCCAGGGGCATGGCCATCTGCCAGCCGGATTCGTGGGGGTGTTCGGCGTGCGCATGGCCATGGCTATCCTCTTCGGCGCTTCCCCTGCCGGCGGCGGCCAGCAGCTGGGCGGCCATGGCCTTGTCGTTGCCGCGGAATTCGCCCTCAAAGGTGAGGAAATAGAGCCGGAACATGTAGAAGGCCGTCATGCCGGCGGTGATGAAGCCCATCGCCCACAGCAGCGGATAGCTGTTGAAGGCCTGGCCGAGGATCTCGTCCTTGCTCCAGAAGCCGGCCAGTGGCGGGATGCCGGCGATCGCCACACAGCCGATGAAGAAGGTGGCGGAGGTGATCGGCATGTACTTGCGCAGGCCGCCCATCAGGCGCATGTCCTGGGCCAGCACCGGCTCATGGCCCACCACCTCCTCCATGGCGTGAATCACCGACCCCGAGCCCAGGAACAGCATCGCCTTGAAGAAGGCGTGGGTCACCAGGTGGAACATGCCGGCCACCGGGGCGCCGCAGCCCATCGCCAGCATCATGTAGCCCAGCTGGCTCACGGTGCTGTAGGCCAGACCCTTCTTGAGATCCTGCTGGGTGAGGGCGATCGTGGCCCCGAGGAACAGGGTGATCGTGCCGATCACGGCGATGGTGAGCTGCACGGCCGGGAAGGGCTCATACACCGGCTGCAGCCGCGCCACCAGGAATACCCCGGCGGCCACCATCGTGGCGGCGTGGATCAGGGCCGAGATCGGCGTGGGGCCTTCCATGGCGTCGGGCAGCCACACGTGCAGCGGGAACTGGGCCGACTTGGCCATCGGGCCCATGAACACCAGCAGACACAGCAACACGGCCACGCCATTGCTGAGGCTGCCGCCCGCCACGGCCTGCTGCAGCCCGGCGCCGATCTCCTCGAAACCGAAGCTGCCGGTGGCCCAGAACAGGCCCAGGATGCCCAGCAGCAGGCCGAAGTCGCCCACCCGGTTGGTCACGAAGGCCTTCTGGGCGGCATTGGCGGCGCCGTCGCGGTCGTACCAGAAGCCCACCAGCAGGTAGGAGCACATGCCCACCAGCTCCCAGAACACATAGATTTCCAGCAGGTTGGGGCTGATCACCAGGCCCAGCATCGAGCTGCTGAACAGGGCCAGGTAGGTGAAGAAGCGCACATAGCCCTTGTCGTGGGCCATGTACCCGTCTGAATACACCATCACCAGCACGGCGATGGTGGTCACCAGGGCCAGCATCACCGCCGCCTGGGCATCCACCCGGAAGCCCATCTGCAGGTTGAAGGTGCCGGCGCTGGCCCAGTTGAACAGCACCTCGGTGGGGCCGGCCCCGGCCAGCTGCTGGGCCAGGATTGCGTAACTCAGGACGGCGGCGGCACCCACACAGCTGATCAGCAGCCAGGCCACGGGCTTGCGCAGCCGGTTGATCGTGCGGTTGAAACTGATCAGGCCCAGGCCCACCAGGCAGGCCCCAGCCAGGGGCAACACCGGGATCAACCAGGCGAGTTCGGCGGCTGAAGGCATCCGGTGGCGCTCCCTAGGGGCGGGTTGGTGGTGAGTGTAGGCAGCGCGGCCGGTGAATCCTCGCTCTGCTCGCGGATCGCTGGTCTGCGGTGGCTGCTCCCCCCCGGGCTGTTCATCCCAGCCAATGGGCCAGGCCCGTGCGGCTGAAGCTCACCGCCCCCAGCCCGATGAAGCGGTGCGCCCACCAGAACACGCCCACGGCGATGGCAATGCCCAGCTGGGCCGGCTTGAGGAACTCCGTCAGCACCAGTCGCTGGCGGCCATCGAACACGGCCCGGAAAGGGATCACCGAGGTGCTGGCCTTCAGCTCTTCAAAGGCCGGCCCGAAGCGGTTGGCCAGGCGCCGATCGCCGTTCCACACCGCAAACAGGTGGTGGGCGATCAGGCCGGCGCAGGTGGCCACCATGAAGCTGCTGCCGATCCAGAGCAGGTGGGTGGCGCACCAGAGGATCTGGCCCACGGCCTGGGGGTGGCGGCTGATGCGGATGATTCCGGTGGCGTAGAGCCGCACCTGGGGCCTGAGCACCGCCGGGATCTCCAGCAGGTTGTAGGTGGCCGGATAGAGAAACAGGAAGCTGATGGCGGTGCCCACCCACACCACGGGCACGATCCAGGGCTGGTCCTGCAGGTTCCACAGGCGCAGGCCGTCGTAGCGGTGGGCCAGGAAATAGCCGATCACCACCACGGCTGAGGGGATGCTCACGGCGGCGAACAGCAGCCGCCAGGCCCGCTCGCCGATCCGCTCCACCCCCCACACCCGCAGGGAGGCGCCGCCGCTGTGAATCACGGCGAAGGCCAGCAACAGGGCCAGCATCACCCAGCTGCTGTGGTGCGGACTGGGGGCGAGGGCGGAACCGGAGCTCAAGGGCAGTTGGGAAGTTGTGAAGGGGCCGATTCTGGCCACCCGCCGGCACCCCTAGAGTTCCGATCCGCTGGCAGTTCCGGACTTCAGGCCCGGGGTCGACCTATGGCAGATCTGCCCTTCACCCTCGACCAGCTGCGCATCCTGCGCGCCATCGCCACCGAGGGCAGCTTCAAGAAGGCCGCCGACAGCCTCTATGTCACCCAGCCGGCGGTGAGCCTGCAGATCCAGAACCTGGAAAAGCAGCTGAGCGTGTCCCTGTTCGACCGGGGCGGCCGCAAGGCCCAGCTCACCGAGGCGGGCCACCTGCTGCTCAGCTATTGCGACCGGATCCTCAGCCAGTGCCAGGAGGCCTGCCGCGCCCTGGAGGATCTGCACAATCTGCGCGGCGGCTCCCTGATCGTGGGCGCCAGCCAGACCACCGGCACCTACCTGATGCCGCGGATGATCGGCCTGTTCCGCCAGAAGTATCCCGACGTGGCCGTGCAGCTGCAGGTGCACAGCACCCGCCGCACCGGTTGGAGCGTGGCCAATGGCCAGGTGGACCTGGCGATCATCGGTGGTGAACTGCCGGGTGAGCTCAACGACCTGCTGCAGGTGGTGCCCTACGCCAGCGACGAACTGGCCCTGGTGCTTCCGGTCAAGCACCCCCTGGCCCGGCTGGCCGAGCTCACCAAGGACGACCTCTACCGCCTCGGCTTCGTGTGTCTCGACGCCCAGTCCACCACCCGCAAGATGGTGGATCAGCTGCTGGCCCGCTCCGGCCTCGATGTGGCCCGGCTGAAGATCGAGATGGAGCTCAACTCCTTTGAGGCCATAAAGAATGCCGTGCAGAGCGCTCTGGGCGCGGCCTTCCTGCCGGTGGTGTCGATCGAGCGGGAGCTGTCGGCCGGCAGCCTGCACCGCCCCCAGGTCGCCGACCTGCTGGTGCGCCGCCAGCTCAAGTTGATCACCCACCCGGCGCGCTACTGCTCCCGGGCCGCCGACGCCTTCCGGCGGGAGGTGCTGCCGGTGTTCGCCAGCGCCGACAGCCCCCTGCGCCGGCCGCTGCAATCGCAGGCCAGCGCCGATGCCGTGGCGGCCGTCCAGGCCTGAGCAGCCCGTTCAGAACTGATCGGCCTCCGGGGTCACGCCCACGGTGTCGTCGGCCACGCCCCGGGTCACGAACTGGTTGTCGCGGATGTCGGTCTGGTATACGCAGCGCACCACCGGCTTGTCCTTGACGGAACCCACGTAGGCAAAGGTGTTCATCCGTTGCTTGCACTGGCGCATCTGTTCGGCGGTCACCGCCCCTTCCCGCTGCAGCACGCTCCAGTTTTCCCGGCGGATCACACAGCCCGGCCGCAGGATCGGCTGGGTCACGAAGCTGGTGCTGGGGTTCATCGTGGTGTAGATCTCCACGTCCATCACGAAGGCACTGGCGCCCCACTGGCGGCAGAACTCCGGATCGGGCACCGCCATGTCCAGCTGCTGGGAGCTGGCGATGTTGCCCTGGTTGCCCTGGGTGGTGCTGGCGATGCCGGTGCCGATGCCGATCCCCACCACCAGCACGCCGGCCAGGACGGCAATCGTGCCCAGGTTGAACTGCACCGGTGGCCCGCCCTGGCCTCCACCGCCGGTTCCCCCGGGTCCGCCAGGCCCAGCGCCTGGTTGCCGGGGCCGGCCGGCCCCGCGACCGTATCGCTCGGCGTAGCGGTCGTCCGTGGCGTTGCGGTCTCCGTCGTAGCGGCTGCGGGAGGAGCGGGTCATAGGGTTTCAGGGGTGCGGGGCAGGCCCATCGAGTAATTGAGCACCCGGCAATCGGGGTTGTAACGCAGCTCCCCGGCCTGCAGCAGCTGGCGGATCGTCCCCTCCAGCTCCGAGCCGATGCGGCGCAGGTTGTACTCGCTCAGCTCGGCTCCTGCCTGGGCCTCCACCAGCTGGCGGAACTGCTCCTGCACCTTCTCGAGCACGGGGGCGTCCCACTGGAACTCGTTGTCTGGATCGAGATCGAGGGTGAGCTGAGCCGGATCCGGGATCAGGTTGCCGTCTTCCACCCGGGCCGTGAACAGCCGCACGTGACGGGTGGTGGATTTGAGCAGCTGGTCGGCCATGGCTGAGGAGGACACCCGGAGTACCAACTTTAGGTAGGGGGCCAGGGGAGCACGGTTCGGCAACCACCGCTGCGGCACCGCCTTCAGCCAGCCGGGCGTGGTCTGGGCGGCCCCGCACCGGATGGCGACCGCCCTATGGTTGCCCCTGGTTCATTTCCTTGATATGCGCGTCGCCATCGCCGGTGCTGGGCTGGCAGGCCTGGCCTGTGCCAAGTACCTCTGCGACGCCGGTCACACCCCGATCGTGGTGGAGGCCCGCGACGTGCTCGGCGGCAAGGTGGCAGCCTGGCAGGACGAGGACGGCGACTGGTACGAGACCGGCCTGCACATCTTCTTCGGCGCCTATCGCAACATGCGCCAGCTGTTCAAGGAGCTGGAGATCGAGGACCGGCTGCAGTGGAAGAGCCACTCCATGATCTTCAACCAGAAGCAGACCCCCGGCACCTACAGCCGCTTCGAGTTCCCTGACATCCCCGCTCCCTTCAACGGTGTGGCGGCGATCCTGGGCAACAACGACCTGCTCACCTGGCCCGAGAAGATCGCCTTCGGCCTCGGGCTGGTGCC encodes:
- a CDS encoding LysR family transcriptional regulator encodes the protein MADLPFTLDQLRILRAIATEGSFKKAADSLYVTQPAVSLQIQNLEKQLSVSLFDRGGRKAQLTEAGHLLLSYCDRILSQCQEACRALEDLHNLRGGSLIVGASQTTGTYLMPRMIGLFRQKYPDVAVQLQVHSTRRTGWSVANGQVDLAIIGGELPGELNDLLQVVPYASDELALVLPVKHPLARLAELTKDDLYRLGFVCLDAQSTTRKMVDQLLARSGLDVARLKIEMELNSFEAIKNAVQSALGAAFLPVVSIERELSAGSLHRPQVADLLVRRQLKLITHPARYCSRAADAFRREVLPVFASADSPLRRPLQSQASADAVAAVQA
- a CDS encoding DUF3172 domain-containing protein encodes the protein MTRSSRSRYDGDRNATDDRYAERYGRGAGRPRQPGAGPGGPGGTGGGGQGGPPVQFNLGTIAVLAGVLVVGIGIGTGIASTTQGNQGNIASSQQLDMAVPDPEFCRQWGASAFVMDVEIYTTMNPSTSFVTQPILRPGCVIRRENWSVLQREGAVTAEQMRQCKQRMNTFAYVGSVKDKPVVRCVYQTDIRDNQFVTRGVADDTVGVTPEADQF
- a CDS encoding NAD(P)H-quinone oxidoreductase subunit 4 → MGHPGRYFYTPAIGLPAFVAFPWLSASILFPIGAALVIPFVPDKGDGRQVRWFALGIALTTFLLTVGGYLNGYDPAVEGLQLVERVEWLPSLGLAWSVGADGLSMPLILLTSFITALAALAAWPVSFKPKLFYFLLLAMDGGQIAVFAVQDMLLFFLAWELELIPVYLLLAIWGGKKRQYAATKFILYTAGSSLFILIVGLAMAFFGGSTSFEYSVLMAKDFPVKFQLLCYAGLLIAFGVKLPIVPLHTWLPDAHGEATAPVHMLLAGILLKMGGYALLRFNVQLLPAAHAQFAPLLVVLGVVNIIYAALTSFAQRNLKRKIAYSSISHMGFVLIGIGSLSALATSGAMLQMISHGLIGASLFFLVGATYDRTHTLQLDEMGGVGQKMRKMFALWTICSLASLALPGMSGFVSELMVFVGFATSEAYTLSFRVVMAILAAVGVILTPIYLLSMLREIFFGKENRELTSHTHLVDAEPREIYVISCLLVPIIGIGLYPRIMTDTYRASIEALVQREITAMGRVIPTPGSNLIRQTMLQAPALPG
- a CDS encoding NAD(P)H-quinone oxidoreductase subunit 5, with the protein product MPSAAELAWLIPVLPLAGACLVGLGLISFNRTINRLRKPVAWLLISCVGAAAVLSYAILAQQLAGAGPTEVLFNWASAGTFNLQMGFRVDAQAAVMLALVTTIAVLVMVYSDGYMAHDKGYVRFFTYLALFSSSMLGLVISPNLLEIYVFWELVGMCSYLLVGFWYDRDGAANAAQKAFVTNRVGDFGLLLGILGLFWATGSFGFEEIGAGLQQAVAGGSLSNGVAVLLCLLVFMGPMAKSAQFPLHVWLPDAMEGPTPISALIHAATMVAAGVFLVARLQPVYEPFPAVQLTIAVIGTITLFLGATIALTQQDLKKGLAYSTVSQLGYMMLAMGCGAPVAGMFHLVTHAFFKAMLFLGSGSVIHAMEEVVGHEPVLAQDMRLMGGLRKYMPITSATFFIGCVAIAGIPPLAGFWSKDEILGQAFNSYPLLWAMGFITAGMTAFYMFRLYFLTFEGEFRGNDKAMAAQLLAAAGRGSAEEDSHGHAHAEHPHESGWQMAMPLAVLAVPSVLIGLLGTPWNSRFAALLDPHEAAEMAEHFSWNEFLPLAGASVAISGAGITVAVLAYALHKLDMAALFADRFPAINAFLANKWYLDAINDKLFVQGSRKLARSVLEVDSKVVDGVVNLTGLMTLGSGEGLKYFETGRAQFYALIVFGGVIALVVLFGALG
- a CDS encoding NAD(P)H-quinone oxidoreductase subunit M, which encodes MADQLLKSTTRHVRLFTARVEDGNLIPDPAQLTLDLDPDNEFQWDAPVLEKVQEQFRQLVEAQAGAELSEYNLRRIGSELEGTIRQLLQAGELRYNPDCRVLNYSMGLPRTPETL